The region TTTAGCCTGTATCTCTCAGCTCTTGAGCCAATCACTTGGCCTAAGATTGATGCTGCAATAGTAAATGCCATAGCTGATTTAGGCATTAAGACAGTCTTCCTTAGCATTCCTATGAACGGAACAGCTGCATGGACAGCAGCAAACCAGGAGGGCGAAAATTTCTCTGTATGTTCTCTCCATACGCCTAAGGGGACATTAACTGCCATGCCCAGCATCCCTATCACAAGAACTTTTGTCGGCAATGTTTGAGGGCGGAGGTTCTTTGCAAACGCAGTGCGTGCTAGAGCTGCCCGGGCCGCAACTATTGCTTCAGGGCACTTTATTTTTATGCCTGGAGGAGGCTGAATAACCTTTGCAACAAGGGGAAGCACATTGCTGACTGCCCGGAATGACTTTGCAATTGGACAGTTTCCATTTTGCAGCCACTCATTGCTTGCTGCCTCATGCTTTGAACCATCCTGAATATCAGATAAAAACACATCAGGGACACTGAAAAAGTAACCCAAGTCATGACTGAAAGTTGTACTGTgctttaaaatttttaaaaaacacATTTCTAGGGGCCTTTTACACCTGTACGTTTATTGTTTTGCAAcaaagtttcaatttttaaaagacAGAAGACAAAAACTCGAGTTTTGAAAAACAGTTCTTATTTCAGTTTTCAAAATTGAATTCCCAAAACATGTTTATgtttctgtttttagtttttaagtcTCACGTCTTTTAGCTTTGAAAACATATCGCTCTAacagtttttattttctttccttcttctGAATAACAGGTTTTCAAAATTGTTTTTCAATTCAAAAAACTAATAAGGCATTCAAACAAGCTCAGTGGTTTGTCTTCAGATAAAATCTTTCTTTAGAATTCCCCctttaaaaagagaaaaatggaaATTCAAGTTAGTAGGCCAAAAcatgttatttataattttaaaacctTCACTAGAGAATGTATTCATAGAAGATGACTTGGCAGTGACTAGAACAGAAGACTGAATGTACTGCATACCTTTGatgatttggattttttttgcTGGTTCTTCCACTTCTCAGAAAATGCATCAAAACTGAAAGGCCCGCCAAATCCAAATGAAGATAGGCTAATAGTTGCTGCCTTTGCAGCCAAAGGATTGAAATGGGATTTGGGAAGCTCAGACTGTACTTTCTCTGAATGCTGGAAAGATCTCCCAGACAAGGGGACTACACCATCGCTCCCATGGAAAAGCCTAAATGACAAATCAAAATTCGGACCATCTTCAAAAATTGGACCTTTAGCTCCACCTCCACGCACCTGTGTAAGACAGATTGTAAGTATGTGGATTTCTATTTAAGAGTAATAACAGAACAGGAAAATAGAAGCTTAGTTTACAATGCACATATTTTAAGCCTTCCTTTGGGATTAGATAGATGTAACGTAACTATGTAAGAAGAGCAAGATATGATAGTCATCATTCTAAGATAAAATGCTAGGTGACATCAAAACCCATACATAcaagatggagaaaaagatAAAGTGTGAATCATACTAAGAAGGAAAACTTACAGGCATTGAGAAAGCCAACGGTGAAgagaatgagaagctagtagGCTCATTGATGTTCCTTAAGAATGGACATCTAAGGATAGAGTCCTCGTTAATGTCTCTAGTAAAGAAGTCCATTCTTCTGCTTCAAACAAAAAGACCTGCAAAAAGAGgcaaatcataataaataagAAATACTTCATAGAATTGTGCTGTGGAGGATCCAGTAAGTCCAATCTTCAGATTTAAGATAAACAAAATCATATGAAAATTTAAGACAGATTAAATTTCTGAGATTCTTCTTGCATCTAAAACCAAAGGTAAAAGCACACACAAAGATGAACTTCATACCAAGGACCTGTGAAGTCTACATCAGGACTCAAAGCCTAATATTGAACCAATGTGATAGATATATCATGGAGCAACATTAAACAATTTCTCTGATTTTTCCAGTCCAGATAAAGAGAAAATAACTCTAAACTGGACAACACTTGAACATAACACTCCCCACCCTTTCTCATTGAATCAAATCAATTAGTGACTGACTAGAGATTATtgaagcaagttgagcattgaCCCACTTTCCAACTTGCATTAATTCACAACTGTACATGTTAAATCTATTAACCTCAGATCCCTTCCATCCCCACAATCAACCCAAGGCCAAACCCCATCAAATTTCCAGTATTCAACCTCCTACCAAACCCATTCTAAACATTCACAcaataaatgaaaaaacaagCAATTCAACTCCGACCCATCTAATGAATTTCCCAATCCAATTCGAAACAGACGGCAAAATCAAAACTTTTCAATCAACCAGGAAACCcccaaaattaaagaaaaagaaacaattcATTACAGAAAAAGGGGGCAAATCACGCAAATTGAGAGATAAAGAACTGGATCCAAATTGCATCAAATCAGAGAATGAAACAGCACAAACAGTACAAACAATCGaagaaaattcaagaaaaaatcacaaaattgaGGAATTAAATGAAGAATCAAGAACAGCAGATACCTTTCGGAAGAGTGCAAGAGGCACACGCCAatgtagagagagaaagaagagagagaatgagaagaaAGCAATGGAATGAGAGAACGTGGTTGGTGAACGCCAATGGTAAGGTAAACAACACAACACTATCTATCAACAACTACACaatgaaagaaaataatgaagaaaccaatttcattatttttatttttattgaaaaattgGTTTGAAGAGTCAATTCAATGCACACGCCAAAGCAGGCACAGCCAAAGTTGAATATGATTTTAGGTAAGCATGATACATATGGGGAAATTTTGTTtccatttatattattttaaaagggttaaacatcatattagtccctgtttttgtatcgccgtctgatctaggttcctcgccggaaaaattattataaatggtcctcatgtttgaaatctttttggagcggatcctcgccggaggtCGGAGTTCCGATGAATGCTTAAATGGCATGCTGACCGGGATCAAAATGCTtatgtggatttaaaaaaaaaaaaaaaaattacacatcataaaatttaaaaaattaaaaaaacccaAACTaccccaaattaattaattaaaattaaacttattaagtaaaaaattaaaaaccccaATTCTCCTAATACTTATTTTAATTATGTCAAAACATCATCTTTCATTCTTCTTCATACTTGCTATTGTGAAACATGGAACAAAAGGACAAAAGAATTCTTTCTAATTGTCGATAGGCTAAACTCCATTCAATTTGTGCTGGTGAATGAAATCCCAAATTAAAACTTGCTATCGATTCATCTATTTCATGGTCCTTGGTGAATCTAATTCAGTTATAGCAATTCCCTGCACTGACACAATCAAAGCCATCAAATTTGTCTTCTGCACTTTCCCAGCATCCAAACAAGATATGCAGAACCTGTGCAGATGGGGAAAATCGCAAACCATGGGTGCGAACGGGTACCTTGGTGAGTCCAAACGAATCAAAATGAGAGAGCCCTCAAcctctcctcttcctcttcgCACGACAGAGCCCTCAACCTCTTTCTCGGCCTTCGATTCACATTTCACAGCAACACCAAGCGGTTGtttggtctgggttcttctggGTTTTTCTTCCATGCttttcatcttctccttctctcataAACTCAGATCCAAACTTAGATTGGGGGGGATTTCCGTTGGGGGTTGGGGTTTTGGTTTGGTTCCGATTACAGGTGGGGTTGGGGTGGTTCCGATTGCAGGTGGGTGGGGGTTGGGGTTGAGGGGGTGTGGGTgcgggtgagggtgagggtgagggtgggtGAGGCCGTGagtgaggttgcaggtggatggtagaagatgatgatgatgatattctGGAAAATGATTCTGAGTTAGGGGATGGAGAAGAACTTAGATATGAACCCTAAATTGGTAGGGATAATTGAGAATTTGGGGTTAATTTGTGGAATTGAAATTAATCTGGGAAGGAAAtgaatttgttaattaattatgtttaattttagttaattagattaataaagctgacatgtaatttttttttttataatccaCGTCACCTCATTAAACCCAGTCAGCATGCCATttaagcactcgccggagctctgacatccggcgaggatccgctccaaaaatatttcaaacatGAGGACCACtcacaataatttttccggcgagggacctagatcagacgacgacacaaagacagggactaatatgatgttTAACCCATTTTAAAATGATAACATAGGTTTCACttttaagaaaaaaagataAGATAGGTTAGGGATCAACCTtaagggtgtaatttatcttttcaatttaaaaataaaataaaataagataggattaattttttaatgtatttaatttgttttgtGATTTTAAGTCGGGTAGAATCATTATGAGTGATAAAGatctttatattaaatatttattgtaGCTGCACTTACTGATACTCGAATGTGAGACCTTAGCTTAAGGAGAGCAACCAGTTAATCTTTTCGCTTAGTTAGATTGGTTTTGTTATTGAATAATTGTGTTTTTgctttcatttaaaaaaaatcatatttttttatctttatttagtaaACTTTATGCTTTTGTTTGGATAACTTATAGTCTTATATATGTTTATTTGATCCAATAgaattatttagtaaattagCTTGTAGtgacttcaaaaaaaaacttgtagttttttttgaaaccgTACTTTAAAACTTATACTTATTTTTTATCTCCTTATATGATttctattttaataattttttatctttataGTTAACAATGActactttttcattttaaaaatttccctaattaaatttcatgaaCGCTTTGTTAATTTTTACAGgtacattgaaaagataaattacaccttTTAGGGATTGATTCTCGGATCTTTTCCTCCCCCAGGGGCGTATCCAGGATTTTCTTGTTGGGGGGCGAAATATTAgactaaaaaaatcttcattgaatattatataaactttaaataataaaaaattattcaaatacaactcttcgttctttcatagtactaattctatctattattgtatcaacatagattttttcaacaatttctctctcgatataTA is a window of Lotus japonicus ecotype B-129 chromosome 5, LjGifu_v1.2 DNA encoding:
- the LOC130717890 gene encoding uncharacterized protein LOC130717890, translated to MDFFTRDINEDSILRCPFLRNINEPTSFSFSSPLAFSMPVRGGGAKGPIFEDGPNFDLSFRLFHGSDGVVPLSGRSFQHSEKVQSELPKSHFNPLAAKAATISLSSFGFGGPFSFDAFSEKWKNQQKKSKSSKDGSKHEAASNEWLQNGNCPIAKSFRAVSNVLPLVAKVIQPPPGIKIKCPEAIVAARAALARTAFAKNLRPQTLPTKVLVIGMLGMAVNVPLGVWREHTEKFSPSWFAAVHAAVPFIGMLRKTVLMPKSAMAFTIAASILGQVIGSRAERYRLKGVAAKKLSIKENSDVVQVQLPVVTTKDRHCSDTMEWNAAAGPLQLTGTSSTDLVCS